One genomic window of Choloepus didactylus isolate mChoDid1 chromosome 27, mChoDid1.pri, whole genome shotgun sequence includes the following:
- the PPM1N gene encoding probable protein phosphatase 1N isoform X1, with product MAAVSRLLERLLWPAPKEEEEAERGHPGGPQSLLDAPRCAQRLHRGAAAAWGLSFGVSSVQGWRARMEDAHCAWLALPGLPPGWAFFAVLDGHSGARAARFGARHLPGHVLEALGPAPREPEDVLGALRRAFLSADARLRALWPRGEPGGSTALALLVSPRFLYLAHCGDSRAVLSRAGAMAFSTEDHRPMRPRERERIHDAGGTIRRWRLEGSLAVSRALGDFAYKEVPGRPPELQLVSAEPEVAALARQVEDEFMLLASDGVWDAMSGSALARLVASRLRLGLAPELLCAQLLDTCLCKGSLDNMTCILVCFPGVPGPCEEAIRRELELDTALGQRVAELCTSAQETPSLNTIFRTLASEDIPGLPPGGGLDCKATIIAEAYGHHCQVSEECWEKTDKQHLPSQLANMYWTHRPCSQP from the exons ATGGCGGCCGTCTCCCGCCTGCTGGAGCGTCTCCTCTGGCCAGCTcccaaggaagaggaggaggcggAGCGCGGGCACCCTGGCGGGCCTCAGTCTCTCCTGGACGCGCCGCGCTGCGCCCAGCGGCTACACCGGGGTGCGGCGGCCGCGTGGGGCCTGAGCTTCGGGGTGAGCTCTGTGCAGGGCTGGCGCGCGCGCATGGAGGACGCGCACTGCGCTTGGCTAGCGTTGCCGGGGCTGCCTCCTGGCTGGGCCTTCTTCGCTGTCCTGGACGGCCACAGCGGGGCGCGAGCCGCCCGCTTTGGCGCGCGCCACCTGCCGGGCCACGTGCTGGAGGCGCTGGGCCCGGCGCCCCGGGAGCCAGAGGATGTGCTCGGGGCCCTGCGCCGCGCCTTCCTGAGCGCCGACGCGCGCCTGCGCGCGCTCTGGCCTCGCGGCGAGCCCGGCGGCTCCACCGCCCTAGCGCTGCTCGTCTCCCCGCGCTTCCTGTACCTGGCGCACTGCGGTGACTCCCGCGCGGTGCTGAGCCGCGCCGGCGCCATGGCCTTCAGCACGGAGGACCACCGGCCCATGCGGCCCCGGGAGCGCGAGCGCATCCACGACGCGGGAGGCACCATCCGCCGCTGGCGCCTGGAAGGCTCTCTTGCCGTGTCGCGGGCGCTGGGCGACTTTGCCTACAAGGAGGTTCCAGGGAGGCCTCCCGAACTGCAGCTCGTGTCCGCGGAGCCGGAGGTGGCCGCCCTGGCCCGCCAGGTCGAGGACGAGTTCATGCTTTTGGCCTCCGATGGCGTGTGGGACGCTATGTCTGGGAGCGCCCTGGCAAGACTGGTGGCCTCGCGCCTCCGTTTGGGTCTGGCCCCCGAGCTTCTCTGCGCGCAGCTGTTGGACACGTGTCTGTGCAAG GGCAGCCTGGACAACATGACCTGCATCCTGGTCTGCTTTCCGGGGGTGCCTGGGCCTTGTGAGGAGGCGATCCGGAGGGAGCTAGAGCTGGACACAGCCCTGGGACAGAGGGTCGCCG AGCTGTGCACCTCTGCCCAGGAGACCCCCAGCCTGAACACGATTTTCAGGACTCTGGCCTCGGAGGACATCCCAGGATTACCACCGGGAGGAGGGCTGGACTGCAA GGCCACCATCATCGCTGAAGCATATGGTCACCATTGTCAGGTCTCAGAAGAGTGCTGGGAG AAAACAGACAAACAGCATTTACCCAGTCAGCTGGCAAATATGTATTGGACACACAGGCCTTGCTCACAGCCATGA
- the RTN2 gene encoding reticulon-2: MGQVLPVFAHCKEAPSTASSTPDSTEGGNDDSDFRELHTAREFSEDDEEETTSQDWGTPRELTFSYIAFDGAVGSGGRRDSAARRPRPQGRSVSEPRDPPPQPGLGDSLESIPSLSQSPEPGRRGALDAAPPAEHPLEDLRLRLDQLGWSAGGGAGSVEDSATSSSTPLEDEEPDGTEAGESAEELDLQIRLAQSCLPEVLTSQSSPGPGTPQAGTPSPSRSRDSNSWPDEPLLDQKEEEPWGQLEREPIKGQCLVSTDQSGFILEPHLVADLLYWKDTRTSGVVFTGLMVSLLCLLHFSIVSVAAHVALLLLCGTISLRVYRKVLQAVHRGDGTNPFQAYLDVDLTLTREQTERLSQQIASCVVSAATQLRHFFLVEDLVDSLKLAFLFYILTFVGAVFNGLTLLILGVISLFTVPLLYRQHQAQIDQYVGLVTNQLSHIKAKIRAKIPGAGALASAAAAVSGSKAKAE; encoded by the exons ATGGGGCAGGTCCTGCCGGTCTTCGCCCACTGCA AAGAAGCTCCGTCTACAGCCTCCTCTACCCCTGATTCCACCGAGG GAGGAAACGACGACTCGGATTTCCGGGAGCTGCACACAGCCCGGGAATTCTCGGAGGACGACGAAGAGGAGACGACATCGCAGGACTGGGGCACCCCTCGGGAGCTGACCTTCTCCTACATCGCCTTCGACGGCGCGGTGGGCTCCGGGGGCCGTCGGGACTCGGCTGCACGTCGCCCGCGTCCCCAGGGCCGCTCCGTCTCAGAGCCGCGAGACCCGCCCCCTCAGCCTGGCCTGGGCGACAGCTTGGAGAGCATCCCCAGCCTGAGCCAATCCCCGGAGCCCGGACGCCGCGGAGCCCTCGACGCCGCCCCTCCTGCTGAGCACCCCCTGGAGGATCTGCGGCTCCGTCTGGACCAGCTGGGCTGGTCGGCGGGGGGAGGAGCGGGATCCGTGGAGGACTCTGCCACCAGCAGCTCCACCCCGCTGGAAGACGAGGAGCCCGACGGAACCGAGGCGGGAGAGTCTGCGGAAG AACTGGATCTACAAATCCGTCTGGCTCAGTCCTGTCTGCCCGAGGTCTTGACTTCCCAGTCCAGCCCGGGCCCTGGGACCCCCCAGGCCGGCACCCCATCCCCATCCCGATCTCGGGATTCGAACTCTTGGCCTGATGAGCCCCTGCTGGACCAGAAGGAAGAAGAACCGTGGGGGCAGCTGGAGCGGGAGCCAATCAAGGGGCAGTGCCTCGTTAGCACGGACCAATCAGGATTCATATTGGAACCACACCTAG TGGCGGACCTGCTATATTGGAAGGACACGAGGACGTCAGGAGTGGTCTTCACGGGTCTCATGGtctccctcctctgcctcctgcACTTTAGCATTGTGTCTGTGGCCGCCCACGTGGCCCTTTTGCTGCTCTGCGGCACCATCTCTCTCAGGGTTTACCGCAAAGTGCTGCAGGCCGTGCACCGGGGGGACGGCACCAACCCCTTCCA AGCCTACCTGGATGTGGACCTGACCCTGACCCGGGAGCAGACCGAACGTCTGTCCCAGCAAATTGCCTCCTGCGTGGTCTCTGCGGCCACGCAGCTGCGGCATTTCTTCCTGGTCGAAGACCTCGTGGACTCCCTCAAG CTGGCCTTCCTCTTCTACATCTTGACCTTCGTGGGCGCCGTCTTCAATGGTTTGACTCTGCTCATTCTGG GAGTGATCAGCCTATTCACTGTCCCTCTGCTGTACCGGCAGCACCAG GCCCAGATCGACCAGTATGTGGGGTTGGTGACGAATCAGTTGAGCCACATCAAAGCTAA GATTCGAGCTAAGATCCCAGGGGCAGGAGCCCTTGCCTCCGCTGCAGCAGCAGTCTCCGGATCCAAAGCCAAAGCTGAATGA
- the PPM1N gene encoding probable protein phosphatase 1N isoform X2 yields MAAVSRLLERLLWPAPKEEEEAERGHPGGPQSLLDAPRCAQRLHRGAAAAWGLSFGVSSVQGWRARMEDAHCAWLALPGLPPGWAFFAVLDGHSGARAARFGARHLPGHVLEALGPAPREPEDVLGALRRAFLSADARLRALWPRGEPGGSTALALLVSPRFLYLAHCGDSRAVLSRAGAMAFSTEDHRPMRPRERERIHDAGGTIRRWRLEGSLAVSRALGDFAYKEVPGRPPELQLVSAEPEVAALARQVEDEFMLLASDGVWDAMSGSALARLVASRLRLGLAPELLCAQLLDTCLCKGSLDNMTCILVCFPGVPGPCEEAIRRELELDTALGQRVAELCTSAQETPSLNTIFRTLASEDIPGLPPGGGLDCKATIIAEAYGHHCQVSEECWEKGQSRAGKPTSTHSNSALGLEA; encoded by the exons ATGGCGGCCGTCTCCCGCCTGCTGGAGCGTCTCCTCTGGCCAGCTcccaaggaagaggaggaggcggAGCGCGGGCACCCTGGCGGGCCTCAGTCTCTCCTGGACGCGCCGCGCTGCGCCCAGCGGCTACACCGGGGTGCGGCGGCCGCGTGGGGCCTGAGCTTCGGGGTGAGCTCTGTGCAGGGCTGGCGCGCGCGCATGGAGGACGCGCACTGCGCTTGGCTAGCGTTGCCGGGGCTGCCTCCTGGCTGGGCCTTCTTCGCTGTCCTGGACGGCCACAGCGGGGCGCGAGCCGCCCGCTTTGGCGCGCGCCACCTGCCGGGCCACGTGCTGGAGGCGCTGGGCCCGGCGCCCCGGGAGCCAGAGGATGTGCTCGGGGCCCTGCGCCGCGCCTTCCTGAGCGCCGACGCGCGCCTGCGCGCGCTCTGGCCTCGCGGCGAGCCCGGCGGCTCCACCGCCCTAGCGCTGCTCGTCTCCCCGCGCTTCCTGTACCTGGCGCACTGCGGTGACTCCCGCGCGGTGCTGAGCCGCGCCGGCGCCATGGCCTTCAGCACGGAGGACCACCGGCCCATGCGGCCCCGGGAGCGCGAGCGCATCCACGACGCGGGAGGCACCATCCGCCGCTGGCGCCTGGAAGGCTCTCTTGCCGTGTCGCGGGCGCTGGGCGACTTTGCCTACAAGGAGGTTCCAGGGAGGCCTCCCGAACTGCAGCTCGTGTCCGCGGAGCCGGAGGTGGCCGCCCTGGCCCGCCAGGTCGAGGACGAGTTCATGCTTTTGGCCTCCGATGGCGTGTGGGACGCTATGTCTGGGAGCGCCCTGGCAAGACTGGTGGCCTCGCGCCTCCGTTTGGGTCTGGCCCCCGAGCTTCTCTGCGCGCAGCTGTTGGACACGTGTCTGTGCAAG GGCAGCCTGGACAACATGACCTGCATCCTGGTCTGCTTTCCGGGGGTGCCTGGGCCTTGTGAGGAGGCGATCCGGAGGGAGCTAGAGCTGGACACAGCCCTGGGACAGAGGGTCGCCG AGCTGTGCACCTCTGCCCAGGAGACCCCCAGCCTGAACACGATTTTCAGGACTCTGGCCTCGGAGGACATCCCAGGATTACCACCGGGAGGAGGGCTGGACTGCAA GGCCACCATCATCGCTGAAGCATATGGTCACCATTGTCAGGTCTCAGAAGAGTGCTGGGAG AAAGGGCAGAGTAGGGCTGGGAAGCCCACCAGCACCCATTCAAACTCTGCATTGGGTTTGGAAGCCTGA